DNA from Gephyromycinifex aptenodytis:
GGCTGAGGCCTCTGATGGGGTCGCCCCCGCCGAGGAAGCGATGATTCAGCGCGTACGCGCCGCGGTCTCCGGCGAGAACGCCCCAGGCACCGGGGTTCAGGACACCCCGCCCAGCACGCTCTAAGAGCCCGCGACTACGACAAAGCGGGGCAGCCACGCAGTTGCGTGGCTGCCCCGCTCGTTGTCGAACAGGCCCGCAGTTAGGCCCTGGACAGAGCTCAGGAGAGAAGGCGAATCTGGAACGGGTATTGGAAAGACTCGCCCCGGTTTGCCCGGACCGCACCAAGGACGTGGTAAATGAGTTGCAGAAGAAAGGCGACGATAACCATCGGGATCCCGACGATTGCCCCGATGAATGTGAAGATAGCCAGCCACCCCGCGATCGTCACCAGCCACATGGCGATGTTGAAGTTGAAGGCGCCGGCCGCAGCTTCCCGCACATACTGGCTGCGGTCCTTGTAGATCGCCCACACGATGAGCGGGCCGACGAAACTCAACCATCCTGCGCTGAGGATCAAGGCGCCGATCGTGCTCAGGTGCGCCAGCATCGCCATCGACTGCTCGTCTGAGCTTGCGGGCCCGCGCTGGTAGGGCGGGATCGGGCCGGGAGCAGCTGAGTAGGGAGCCGCGTACGGGTCGGAAGCCGCGTACGGGTCGGCGGGGCCGGGCTGGGGCTGGTAATTGAAGTGGGGGTCCTCTTCCCACGGGGTATTTGATCGTGGGGCATCGGGTGTGCTCGACATCTGCTCTCCTCACAGCGGCGCGTCCCGCCGTTGCGGCGGGGGTCTTGCCTCGAGCCTAAGAACGCGACGATCTGTAAGCGAGCCCACGGCCTCCATTTCAGGGCAGAGCCGGGGTTTTCTCAGGGTGGACCCTCACCAGATCGCAGCCAGGGTCCACCACGGGCGGGCAGCGGGGATCGACAGGTGAACACCTCCCCGCTCGTAAGGTGCGTCGGTGGCACCATCGGGGGCGTGAAGGCGCTGCTGCTAGAAAACGTCCATTCGCTGGCCACCTCCTTGCTCGAAAACGCAGGGATCGAGGTCGAGACCCGCACCGGGGCACTCGACGAGGTCGAGCTCACCCACGCGCTGCGAGATGTCGACCTGCTCGGCATCCGCTCCACGACGCAGGTGAGCGCCGCTGCACTGGAGGCCAACCCGCACCTGATGGCCGTTGGCACGTTTTGCATCGGCACGAATCAGGTCGATCTGGAAGCGGCCGCCCGGCTGGGTATCCCGGTGTTCAACGCGCCGTTCAGCAACACCCGCTCGGTGGTCGAGCTGGCGATCGCCGAGATCATCGTGATGGCGCGCCGCCTGACCGAGAAGGACCGCGCGCTGCACGGCGGGATCTGGGACAAACAGGCCAAGGGCAGCCACGAGATCCGCGGGCGCAAGCTGGGCATCGTCGGGTACGGCAATATCGGCAGCCAGTTGTCGGTGATCGCCGAGATGCTCGGCATGGAGGTGTACTTCTACGACACCGTCGACAAGCTCGCGCTGGGCAACGCCCGCCGCTGCGGCTCGTTGGAGGAGCTGCTGGACATCGCCGAGACGGTGACGCTGCACGTGGACGGCCGGGAGGGCAACGCCGGATTCTTCGGCCCGGAACAGTTTGCCCGGATGCGTAAACGCTCGCTGTTCCTCAACCTCTCCCGCGGCTTCGTCGTCGACTACGAAAGCCTGCGCGAGCATCTGCTCACCGGGCATATAGCGGGGGCCGCGGTGGATGTCTTCCCGAATGAGCCCAAGAGTCGCGGCGATGCTTTCACCTCGCCGCTGCAGGGTCTGCCGAATGTCGTGTTGACCCCGCACGTAGGCGGTTCGACCGAGGAGGCTCAGGAAGATATCGGTCGGTTCGTCGCGGGCAAGCTACGCGACTATGTGCGCCTGGGTACCACCACGTTGGCGGTCAACCTGCCGACGCTGACCTTGGCCCAGGAACCCGGCAAGCACCGCCTGACCCACGTTCACCTCAACACTCCGGGGGTGATGGCCACGGTCAACAACGTGTTCGCCGAGCACGAGGTGAACATCGACAGCCAACTCCTGGCCACTCGCGGCCGGTACGGCTACGTCGTCAGCGACATCTCGACCGACATCGCCGAGGACGCGATGGCAGCCATTCAGGCGATGCCGGAAACGATCCGGCTGCGGCGCATCGGCTGAGGGCTCGACCAGCACGAGGCGGGAGCACCCACCGCGCGCGGGCCGGGCCAAGCCGTTCGCGCTGGAGCCTTCGGGTGGCATCTGGTCAGCCGGTGAGCGGCACGTCAAGGTCGGCGAGCAGCGCCCGCACCCGCGCGGCGATGTCGTCACGGATGAGCCGCATGCGCTCGACACCCTCGATGCCGCGCTCAGAAGGCTCGTCGGTGTGCCAGGTTTCGATGGGCGCCCGCATGCCGGGGACGGGCGCGAGGGCGGCCTCGGCACCGAGAACGATGACGCGGTCGGCAGCGGCCATGATGGCCGGGTCGACCGGCTTGGGAAACTCACCGGTCACGTCGGCGCCGATCTCTTCGAGCGCGGCGACGCTGAGCGCGTTCAGGTCGCTCTTGGGTGCGGTTCCGGCCGAGTGCACGGTGAGCCGCCGGCCGCCGAGGTGGCGAGCGATGGCGGCGGCCATCTGAGATTTACCGCCGTTGCCGACGCAGACGAACAGGACAGCGGGGGCGTGTGCGCTCACGGGCAGGCTCCTGGGCAAGGTCAATACGGCGCGACGGTCGATTGGCCGCCGCGGTGCGGAGTAAACCCTCAGGTCAGCGGGTCGGCACGGAGGCGTCGCCGGGGAAGAGACGCCGCCCCGCCCACAGCGAGAGATACACCAGCGCCACGAGGACGGGCACCTCGATGAGCGGGCCGACCACACCGGCCAGCGCCTGGCCGGAGGTGATCCCGAAGGTTCCGATGGCCACGGCGATGGCCAGCTCGAAGTTGTTGCCTGCGGCGGTGAAAGCGACGGTCGTCGAGCGGGCGTAGTTCAGCCCTGCGGCACGAGATGCCAGCAGCGAGCCGCCGAACATGAGAATGAAGTAGGCCAGGAGCGGCAGCGCGATCCGAGCGACGTCCCACGGCGCGGAGGTGATCGCCTCACCTTGCAGGGCGAACAGCAGCACGATGGTGAACAGCAGGCCGTACAGCGCCCACGGGCCCAGCTTCGGAAGCAGCACGGACTCGTACCATTCGCGGCCCTTGGCTTTCTCCCCGAAGTGGCGGGTGAGGAACCCCGCGAGCAGCGGAATGCCGAGGAAGATGAGCACCGAGGTGAAGATCGCCCAGACGGAGAAGTCGACGTCGGTCGTGGGCAGCCCGAGCCAGCCGGGCAGCACCTGCAGGTAGAACCAGCCGAGCCCGGCGAAGGCCAACACCTGGAACAGGGAGTTGACGGCCACGAGCACGGCGGCCGCTTCCCGATCCCCGCAGGCCAGGTCATTCCAGATGAGCACCATCGCGATGCAGCGGGCAAGGCCGACGATGATGAGGCCGGTGCGGTACTCGGGTAGATCTGGCAGCAACGCCCAGGCGAGCACGAACATCAGCGCCGGCCCGAGGATCCAGTTGAGCACGATGGACAGAGTCATCAGGCGCCGGTCGGAGGTGATGCGGCTGGTCTCGTCGTAGCGGACCTTGGCCAGTACGGGGTACATCATGACGAGCAGCCCGATGGCGATGGGCAGCGAGACCTCGCCGACCTTGACGGCCTCCAGGGTGGCGTCCAGGCCGGGGACGAACCGGCCTAGGAGCAGCCCGAGGATCATTGCGGCGATGATCCACACCGGCAGAAAGCGGTCGAGGAAGGACAGCTTCGCAGCGACGTTGCTCGGGGAGCCGGTGCTGCTGGCTGGGTGGGTGGCCTGACTGTCGGGGGACGCGTGATGCGGCACCGAGGACTCCTCGCATTGATGGTGATCTATGCGTGAAGGTAGGCGGTCATATAGACATCTGTCAATGTGGGGCTAGAGTGTCGGAATGGCTGCCCCGAACATGCTCCACCTCGACCCCGCCCGGATCGGCGCGGGCTCGGCCCCCACCGCTGACCCGACCTCATCCGAATGCGCGCCCGGGGCCGCGGACGACCTGCTTGCGGCCGATGAAGCTGCAGCGCAGGCGACCCTGTTCAAAGCACTGTCAGACCCGACCCGCCTGCGTCTGCTGCGGTACGTGGCAGCATCCCCACAAGGAACCGCGTGTGCCTGCCACCTGCCGGACGCGCTGGGCATCAGCCAGCCGACCCTGAGCCACCACATGAA
Protein-coding regions in this window:
- a CDS encoding DUF4870 domain-containing protein: MSSTPDAPRSNTPWEEDPHFNYQPQPGPADPYAASDPYAAPYSAAPGPIPPYQRGPASSDEQSMAMLAHLSTIGALILSAGWLSFVGPLIVWAIYKDRSQYVREAAAGAFNFNIAMWLVTIAGWLAIFTFIGAIVGIPMVIVAFLLQLIYHVLGAVRANRGESFQYPFQIRLLS
- the serA gene encoding phosphoglycerate dehydrogenase, which gives rise to MKALLLENVHSLATSLLENAGIEVETRTGALDEVELTHALRDVDLLGIRSTTQVSAAALEANPHLMAVGTFCIGTNQVDLEAAARLGIPVFNAPFSNTRSVVELAIAEIIVMARRLTEKDRALHGGIWDKQAKGSHEIRGRKLGIVGYGNIGSQLSVIAEMLGMEVYFYDTVDKLALGNARRCGSLEELLDIAETVTLHVDGREGNAGFFGPEQFARMRKRSLFLNLSRGFVVDYESLREHLLTGHIAGAAVDVFPNEPKSRGDAFTSPLQGLPNVVLTPHVGGSTEEAQEDIGRFVAGKLRDYVRLGTTTLAVNLPTLTLAQEPGKHRLTHVHLNTPGVMATVNNVFAEHEVNIDSQLLATRGRYGYVVSDISTDIAEDAMAAIQAMPETIRLRRIG
- a CDS encoding arsenate-mycothiol transferase ArsC, with amino-acid sequence MSAHAPAVLFVCVGNGGKSQMAAAIARHLGGRRLTVHSAGTAPKSDLNALSVAALEEIGADVTGEFPKPVDPAIMAAADRVIVLGAEAALAPVPGMRAPIETWHTDEPSERGIEGVERMRLIRDDIAARVRALLADLDVPLTG
- the arsB gene encoding ACR3 family arsenite efflux transporter — translated: MSFLDRFLPVWIIAAMILGLLLGRFVPGLDATLEAVKVGEVSLPIAIGLLVMMYPVLAKVRYDETSRITSDRRLMTLSIVLNWILGPALMFVLAWALLPDLPEYRTGLIIVGLARCIAMVLIWNDLACGDREAAAVLVAVNSLFQVLAFAGLGWFYLQVLPGWLGLPTTDVDFSVWAIFTSVLIFLGIPLLAGFLTRHFGEKAKGREWYESVLLPKLGPWALYGLLFTIVLLFALQGEAITSAPWDVARIALPLLAYFILMFGGSLLASRAAGLNYARSTTVAFTAAGNNFELAIAVAIGTFGITSGQALAGVVGPLIEVPVLVALVYLSLWAGRRLFPGDASVPTR
- a CDS encoding ArsR/SmtB family transcription factor, with protein sequence MAAPNMLHLDPARIGAGSAPTADPTSSECAPGAADDLLAADEAAAQATLFKALSDPTRLRLLRYVAASPQGTACACHLPDALGISQPTLSHHMKKLVEAGLVTREQRGRWAHYTLNDATLARARAALSAQP